The following proteins are encoded in a genomic region of Brachypodium distachyon strain Bd21 chromosome 1, Brachypodium_distachyon_v3.0, whole genome shotgun sequence:
- the LOC100840552 gene encoding 60S ribosomal protein L23A, giving the protein MAPKVAVAKKGDAKAQAAKVAKAVKSGSIKKKTKKIRTSVTFHRPRTLKKARDPKYPRISTPGRNKLDQYQILKYPLTTESAMKKIEDNNTLVFIVDLKADKKKIKAAVKKMYDIQAKKVNTLIRPDGKKKAYVKLTADYDALDVANKIGII; this is encoded by the exons ATGGCTCCTAAAG TTGCTGTCGCCAAGAAGGGCGATGCCAAGGCCCAAGCTGCGAAGGTTGCCAAGGCTGTGAAGTCTGGGTCaatcaagaagaagacaaagaagatCCGCACATCCGTGACATTTCACCGCCCCAGGACTCTCAAGAAGGCCAGGGACCCAAAATACCCAAGAATCAGCACACCTGGAAGGAACAAGCTTGATCAGTACCAAATCCTCAAGTATCCTCTTACCACCGAATCTGCAATGAAGAAGATTGAAGACAACAACACCCTGGTCTTCATTGTTGACCTCAAGGCAGACAaaaagaagatcaaggctGCTGTCAAGAAGATGTATGATATTCAGGCTAAGAAGGTTAACACCCTGATCAG GCCTGATGGTAAGAAGAAGGCTTACGTGAAGCTGACAGCAGACTATGATGCTCTTGATGTGGCCAACAAAATTGGCATCATCTAA
- the LOC100836900 gene encoding probable aldehyde oxidase 2, with protein sequence MGSLGGETVVLAVNGARHEAAGVDPSMTLLEFLRTRTPVRGPKLGCGEGGCGACAVLISKYDPATDEVTEFSASSCLTLVGSVNRCSVTTSEGIGNTRDGYHPVQQRLSGFHASQCGFCTPGMCMSIFSALVKADKPKPGAEGEPAAPPGFSKLTSCEAEHAVSGNLCRCTGYRPIVDACKSFAADVDLEDLGLNSFWKKGCADVGKLPEYSAGSVCTFPEFLKSEIKSSTVDQNTGDVSAPAAIAGDGGGWYHPKSIEELHSLFESNWFDTNSVKIVASNTGAGVYKDQDLHDKYIDIKGIPELSVLNRSSKGVEIGATVSIAKAIEVFSDGTPVFSKIADHLSKVASPFVRNTATIGGNLIMAQRLEFASDIATVLLAAGSTVTIQTASKMQCLTLEEFLEQPPCDVRTILLSVFVPDWSSDNVTFETSRAAPRPFGNAVSYVNSAFLARTSGDAASGGLLIEDICLAFGAYGVDHARRAQKVEEFLKGKSVSAPVILEAIRLLKDAISPSKGTTHPEYRVSLAVSFLFSFLSSLANNLNEPSKDSSIPNGNGSCANGKMNGIAKNLPEKQADVASDNLPIRSRQAMVFSDEYKPVGKPLAKAGAELQASGEAVYVDDIPAPKDCLYGAFIYSTHPHAHIKGVNFKSSLASEKVITVISAKDIPSGGENVGSSFPMLGDEALFGDPISEFAGQNIGIVIAETQKYAYMAAKQAVIEYSTENLKPPILTIEDAIQHNSYFHTPPFLAPKQIGDFDKGMSEADHKILSGEVKLESQYYFYMETQTALAIPDEDNCITVYSSTQIPEVTQNVIAKCLGIPCHNVRVITRRVGGGFGGKAMKGCHVACAVAVAAFKLRRPVRMYLDRKTDMIMAGGRHPMKVKYSVGFKSDGTLTALHMDLGMNAGISPDVSPMLPSAIIGALKKYNWGALSFDVKACKTNVSSKSAMRSPGDVQGSFIAEAIIEHVASTLGADTNAVRKKNLHDIDSLKVFYGDAAGDPQTYSLVDIFDKLAASPEYKQRAAAVESFNGGSRWKKRGISCVPITYEVRLRPTPGKVSIMNDGSIAVEVGGVEIGQGLWTKVKQMAAFGLRPLCADGEGLLDKVRVIQADSLSMVQGGFTGGSTTSETSCEAVRQSCAELVERLMPIKESLEATSGTAPSWSALITQATMASVNLAAHAYWKPDPAFVNYINYGAAVSEVEVDVLTGATTILRSDLVYDCGQSLNPAVDLGQVEGAFVQGVGFFTNEEYATNADGMVINDGTWTYKIPTVDTIPKQLNVELINSARDKKRVLSSKASGEPPLLLASSVHCAMREAIRAARKEFAVDSPLTFQMDVPATMATVKELCGLDVVERHLESLSAAAKA encoded by the exons ATGGGGTCGTTGGGGGGGGAGACGGTGGTGCTGGCCGTGAACGGCGCGAGGCACGAGGCGGCCGGCGTCGACCCGTCGATGACGCTGCTGGAGTTCCTCCGCACCCGGACGCCCGTCAGGGGCCCCAAGCTCGGCTGCGGCGAAG GTGGATGCGGCGCATGCGCTGTCCTGATCTCCAAGTACGACCCGGCGACCGACGAGGTGACCGAGTTCTCGGCGAGTTCCTGCCTGACGCTCGTCGGCAGCGTGAACCGCTGCTCGGTGACCACCAGCGAGGGCATCGGCAACACCCGCGATGGCTACCACCCGGTGCAGCAGCGCCTCTCCGGCTTCCACGCCTCGCAGTGCGGCTTCTGCACGCCCGGCATGTGCATGTCCATCTTCTCCGCGCTCGTCAAGGCCGACAAGCCCAAGCCCGGCGCCGAGGGCGAGCCCGCTGCGCCGCCGGGGTTCTCCAAGCTCACCTCGTGCGAGGCCGAGCACGCCGTCTCCGGCAACCTCTGCCGCTGCACGGGCTACCGGCCCATCGTCGACGCCTGCAAGAGCTTCGCCGCCGACGTCGACCTCGAGGACCTCGGCCTCAACTCCTTCTGGAAGAAAGGCTGCGCGGACGTCGGCAAGCTCCCGGAGTACTCCGCCGGCTCTGTATGCACGTTCCCGGAGTTTCTCAAGTCTGAGATCAAGTCATCCACCGTTGACCAGAACACGGGGGATgtctcggcgccggcggcgatcgccggtgacggcggcggctggtaCCATCCCAAGAGCATCGAGGAGCTGCACAGCCTCTTCGAGTCCAACTGGTTCGACACAAACTCTGTCAAGATAGTGGCGTCGaacaccggcgccggcgtgtaCAAGGACCAAGACCTCCATGACAAGTACATCGACATCAAAGGGATCCCTGAGCTTTCGGTGCTCAACAGAAGCAGCAAGGGTGTCGAGATCGGAGCCACTGTGTCCATTGCTAAAGCCATCGAGGTGTTTTCTGATGGAACTCCGGTGTTCAGCAAGATCGCCGATCACCTGAGCAAGGTGGCCTCGCCGTTCGTCCGGAACACGGCGACCATCGGCGGCAACCTGATCATGGCGCAGCGGCTGGAGTTCGCGTCGGACATCGCCACGGTTCTCCTCGCTGCGGGCTCCACGGTCACCATCCAGACGGCTTCCAAGATGCAGTGCCTGACGCTAGAGGAGTTCTTGGAGCAGCCTCCCTGTGATGTCAGGACAATACTGCTCAGCGTGTTTGTTCCTGACTGGAGTTCAGACAATGTCACCTTCGAGACCTCTCGGGCAGCTCCTCGACCATTCGGCAACGCCGTCTCCTATGTAAATTCTGCATTCCTGGCAAGGACTTCAGGGGATGCAGCTTCAGGAGGGCTTCTTATAGAGGATATCTGCCTTGCATTCGGCGCTTACGGCGTCGATCATGCGAGGCGTGCTCAGAAGGTGGAGGAATTCCTGAAGGGGAAATCGGTGAGCGCGCCGGTGATACTTGAAGCGATTCGGTTGCTGAAAGATGCCATCTCACCGTCAAAAGGCACCACACACCCTGAGTACAGAGTCAGCCTGGCTGTCAGTTTCTTGTTCAGTTTCTTGTCTTCCCTTGCCAATAACCTGAATGAACCGTCAAAGGATAGTAGTATTCCCAATGGCAATGGGTCATGTGCTAATGGAAAGATGAATGGTATCGCCAAGAATTTGCCGGAGAAGCAAGCTGACGTTGCCAGCGACAATTTACCGATTCGCTCAAGGCAAGCAATGGTTTTCAGTGATGAATACAAACCAGTTGGCAAGCCGCTCGCGAAAGCTGGGGCGGAGCTGCAAGCTTCTG GGGAGGCtgtctatgttgatgacatcccTGCTCCCAAGGATTGCCTCTATGGAGCATTTATCTACAGCACACACCCACATGCTCATATAAAAGGTGTCAACTTCAAATCATCTTTGGCTTCAGAAAAGGTCATCACGGTTATCTCCGCAAAGGACATCCCGAGCGGTGGAGAAAATGTTGGATCCAGCTTCCCGATGCTAGGAGACGAAGCACTTTTTGGTGATCCGATTTCTGAATTTGCCGGTCAAAATATTGGCATTGTG ATTGCTGAAACACAAAAGTACGCTTATATGGCGGCGAAGCAAGCCGTCATCGAGTACAGCACCGAAAATCTTAAGCCGCCCATTCTGACAATAGAGGATGCCATCCAACATAATAGCTACTTCCATACTCCCCCATTTTTGGCTCCTAAGCAAATTGGGGACTTCGACAAAGGGATGTCTGAAGCTGATCACAAGATCTTATCAGGAGAG GTGAAACTTGAATCACAGTACTACTTCTACATGGAGACGCAAACCGCATTGGCCATCCCGGACGAAGACAACTGTATCACCGTCTACTCCTCGACGCAGATTCCCGAGGTCACGCAGAATGTCATTGCGAAGTGCCTCGGCATTCCGTGTCACAATGTCCGTGTCATTACTAGGCGAGTCGGAGGAGGCTTTGGTGGAAAGGCAATGAAAGGATGCCAT GTTGCATGTGCTGTAGCAGTCGCAGCGTTCAAGCTGCGGCGCCCGGTCCGGATGTACTTGGACCGCAAGACGGACATGATCATGGCGGGAGGGCGGCACCCGATGAAAGTCAAGTACTCGGTGGGGTTCAAGTCCGACGGCACGCTCACAGCACTTCACATGGACCTCGGGATGAACGCGGGGATCTCGCCGGACGTGAGCCCAATGCTCCCGTCGGCCATCATCGGGGCCCTGAAAAAGTACAACTGGGGAGCCCTCTCCTTCGACGTCAAGGCGTGCAAGACCAACGTGTCATCCAAGTCGGCGATGCGCAGCCCCGGCGACGTGCAGGGCTCCTTCATCGCCGAGGCTATAATCGAGCACGTCGCCTCCACGCTCGGTGCCGACACGAACGCCGTCAGGAAGAAGAACCTCCACGACATTGACAGCCTCAAGGTGTTCTACGGGGACGCGGCCGGGGATCCGCAGACGTACAGCCTCGTCGACATCTTCGACAAGCTGGCAGCCTCGCCGGAGTACAAGCagagggccgccgccgtggagagCTTCAACGGCGGGAGCAGGTGGAAGAAGCGCGGGATCTCGTGCGTGCCGATCACGTACGAGGTGCGGCTCCGGCCGACGCCCGGGAAGGTGTCGATCATGAACGACGGGTCCATCGCCGTGGAGGTCGGTGGTGTCGAGATCGGGCAGGGGCTCTGGACTAAGGTGAAGCAGATGGCCGCGTTCGGGCTCCGCCCGCTATGCGCCGACGGAGAGGGGTTGCTTGACAAGGTGCGCGTGATCCAGGCCGATTCGCTGAGCATGGTCCAGGGCGGGTTCACCGGCGGGAGCACCACTTCCGAGACCAGCTGCGAGGCGGTGCGCCAGTCGTGCGCCGAGCTCGTGGAGCGGCTGATGCCGATCAAGGAGAGCCTTGAGGCCACGTCCGGCACGGCGCCCTCATGGAGCGCCCTGATTACCCAG GCGACGATGGCGAGCGTGAACTTGGCGGCGCATGCCTACTGGAAACCTGACCCGGCTTTCGTGAACTACATCAACTACGGAGCCGCCGTCAGCGAG GTGGAGGTGGACGTTCTGACGGGCGCAACGACGATCCTGAGGAGCGACCTGGTGTACGACTGCGGGCAGAGCCTGAACCCGGCGGTGGACCTTGGCCAGGTGGAGGGCGCCTTCGTGCAAGGCGTCGGCTTCTTCACCAACGAGGAGTACGCCACCAACGCGGACGGGATGGTCATCAACGACGGCACGTGGACGTACAAGATCCCCACCGTCGACACCATCCCCAAGCAGCTCAACGTCGAGCTCATCAACAGCGCCCGCGACAAGAAGCGCGTTCTCTCCTCCAAAG CGTCCGGcgagccgccgctgctgctggcgtCGTCGGTGCACTGCGCGATGCGGGAGGCCATCAgggcggcgaggaaggagTTCGCGGTGGATTCGCCGCTCACGTTCCAGATGGACGTGCCGGCGACCATGGCCACCGTCAAGGAGCTCTGCGGCCTCGACGTCGTCGAGAGGCACCTCGAGagcctctccgccgccgccaaggcatGA
- the LOC100822898 gene encoding probable aldehyde oxidase 2 yields MGSLGKVASASAGEKLVLAVNGARHEEAAGVAPSMTLLEFLRTRTPVRGPKLGCGEGGCGACVVLISKYDPATDEVTEFSASSCLTLVNSVNLCSVTTSEGIGNTRDGYHPVQQRLSGFHASQCGFCTPGMCMSIFSALVKADKPKPGTEPAAPPGFSKLTSCEAEHAVSGNLCRCTGYRPIVDACRSFAADVDLEDLGLNTFWKKSCADIAKLPEYSAGSVCTFPEFLKSEIKSLVPPTVITGDDGGWYHPKSIGELHSLFDSDWFDENTVKVVASNTGSGVYKDQDLHDKYIDIKGIPELSVINRSSKGVELGAAVSIAKAIEVFSDGTPVFSKIADHLSKVASPFVRNTATIGGNLVMAQRLDFASDIATVLLAAGSTVTIQTASKKMLCLTLEEFLEQPPCEVKTILLSVFVPDWGSDNVIFETSRASPRPFGNAVSYVNSAFLARTSGGTASGGILIVIEDICLAFGAYGVDHAIRARKVEEFLKGKSVSAQVILEAVRLLKDVISPSEGTTHPEYRVSLAVSFLFSFLSSLSNGLDMPANSIAPNGSCGNGVVNGSVQSSQEKRLEVASDYLPIRSRQEIAFSGEYKPVGKPLMKAGVELQASGEAVYVDDIPAPNDCLYGAFIYSTHPHAYIKGVNFKPSLASQKVITVITAKDIPSNGENVGSSFLMFGEEALFADPISEFAGQNIGVVIAETQKYAYMAAKQVVIEYNTENLEPPILTIEDAIQHNRYFHTPPFFIPNQVGDFDQGMSEADHKILSGEVKLESQYYFYMEMQTALAIPDEDNCITVYSSTQMPEVAQAVIAKCLGIPHHNVRVITRRVGGGFGGKATKGCHVACAVAVAAFKLRRPVRMYLDRKTDMIMAGGRHPMKAKYSVGFKSDGTLTALRLDLGMNAGISPDISAMMTMTLIGALKKYNWGALSFDVKVCKTNVSSKSAMRAPGDVQGSFIAETIIEHVASTLGADTNAVRKKNLHDIDSLKVFYGEAAGDVPTYTLVDIFDKLAASPEYKQRAAAVERFNGGSRWKKRGISCVPITYEVRLRASPGKVSILNDGSIAVEVGGIEIGQGLWTKVKQMTAFGLGTLWPEGEGLLDKVRVIQADSLSLTQGGFTGGSTTSENSCEAVRLSCAELVERLMPIKQSLEATSGVPPSWTALIAQATMASVNLAAHAYWKPDPAFVSYLNYGAGVSEVEVDVLTGATTILRSDLVYDCGQSLNPAVDLGQVEGAFVQGVGFFTNEEYATNADGMVINDGTWTYKIPTVDTIPKQLNVELINSARDKKRVLSSKASGEPPLLLASSVHCAMREAIRAARKEFAVDSPLTFQMNVPATMATVKELCGLDVVERHLESLSTARKA; encoded by the exons ATGGGTTCGCTGGGGAAGGTGGcttcggcgtcggcgggggaGAAGCTGGTGCTGGCCGTGAACGGCGCGAGGCACGAGGAGGCAGCCGGCGTGGCCCCGTCGATGACGCTGCTCGAGTTCCTCCGCACGCGGACGCCCGTCAGGGGCCCCAAGCTCGGCTGCGGCGAAG GTGGATGCGGCGCATGCGTGGTCCTGATCTCCAAGTACGACCCGGCCACCGACGAGGTGACCGAGTTCTCGGCGAGCTCCTGCCTGACGCTAGTCAACAGCGTGAACCTCTGCTCTGTGACCACCAGCGAGGGCATCGGCAACACCCGGGATGGCTACCACCCCGTCCAGCAGCGCCTCTCCGGCTTCCACGCCTCCCAGTGCGGCTTCTGCACCCCCGGCATGTGCATGTCCATCTTCTCCGCGCTCGTCAAGGCCGACAAGCCCAAGCCCGGCACCGAGCCTGCTGCACCGCCGGGGTTCTCCAAGCTCACCTCGTGCGAGGCCGAGCACGCTGTCTCCGGCAACCTCTGCCGCTGCACTGGCTACCGGCCAATTGTCGACGCCTGCAGGAGCTTCGCTGCCGATGTTGACCTCGAGGACCTCGGCCTCAACACCTTCTGGAAGAAAAGCTGCGCCGACATCGCCAAGCTCCCGGAGTACTCTGCCGGCTCTGTATGCACGTTCCCGGAGTTCCTCAAGTCAGAGATCAAGTCCCTGGTACCGCCGACGGTGATCACCGGCGATGATGGTGGCTGGTACCACCCCAAGAGCATCGGGGAGCTGCATAGCCTCTTCGATTCAGACTGGTTCGACGAAAACACTGTCAAGGTCGTGGCATCGAACACCGGCTCCGGCGTGTACAAGGACCAAGACCTCCATGACAAGTACATCGACATCAAAGGGATCCCGGAGCTCTCGGTGATCAACAGGAGCAGCAAGGGCGTGGAGCTCGGAGCCGCCGTGTCCATTGCTAAAGCCATCGAGGTGTTTTCCGATGGAACTCCGGTGTTCAGCAAGATTGCCGATCACTTGAGCAAGGTGGCCTCGCCGTTTGTCCGGAACACGGCGACCATCGGCGGGAACCTGGTCATGGCGCAGCGCCTGGACTTTGCGTCAGACATCGCCACCGTTCTCCTCGCCGCGGGCTCGACGGTCACCATCCAGACGGCTTCCAAGAAGATGTTGTGCCTGACGCTGGAGGAGTTCTTGGAGCAGCCTCCCTGTGAAGTCAAGACCATACTGCTCAGCGTGTTTGTTCCTGACTGGGGTTCAGACAATGTCATCTTTGAGACCTCTCGAGCATCTCCTCGACCATTCGGCAATGCCGTCTCCTATGTAAATTCTGCATTCCTGGCAAGGACTTCAGGGGGTACAGCTTCAGGAGGGATCCTTATTGTTATTGAGGACATCTGCCTCGCATTCGGCGCTTACGGTGTCGATCATGCAATCCGGGCTCGAAAGGTTGAGGAATTCCTGAAGGGGAAATCGGTGAGCGCGCAGGTGATACTTGAAGCAGTTCGGCTGCTGAAAGATGTCATCTCGCCGTCAGAAGGAACCACACACCCTGAGTATAGAGTTAGCTTGGCTGTCAGTTTCTTGTTCAGTTTCCTGTCTTCACTTTCCAACGGCCTGGACATGCCGGCAAATTCTATCGCTCCCAACGGGTCATGTGGTAATGGAGTCGTGAATGGTAGCGTCCAATCGTCACAGGAGAAGCGTCTTGAGGTTGCCAGCGATTATTTGCCGATTCGCTCGAGGCAAGAAATAGCTTTCAGTGGCGAATACAAACCGGTCGGCAAGCCGCTCATGAAAGCCGGGGTGGAGCTGCAAGCTTCTG GGGAGGCTGtgtatgttgatgacatcccTGCTCCCAACGATTGCCTCTATGGAGCATTTATCTACAGCACACATCCACATGCTTATATAAAAGGTGTCAATTTCAAACCATCTTTGGCTTCACAAAAGGTCATCACGGTCATAACTGCAAAGGACATTCCGAGCAATGGAGAAAATGTTGGATCCAGCTTCCTGATGTTCGGAGAAGAAGCGCTTTTTGCTGATCCGATTTCTGAATTTGCCGGCCAAAACATCGGCGTCGTG ATTGCTGAAACTCAAAAGTATGCCTATATGGCGGCGAAGCAAGTCGTCATTGAGTACAACACTGAAAATCTTGAGCCGCCAATTCTGACAATAGAGGACGCCATCCAACATAACCGCTACTTCCACACTCCCCCATTTTTTATTCCTAACCAAGTTGGTGACTTCGACCAGGGGATGTCTGAAGCTGATCACAAGATCTTATCAGGAGAG GTGAAACTTGAATCACAATACTACTTCTACATGGAGATGCAGACCGCATTGGCCATCCCCGACGAAGACAACTGTATCACTGTCTACTCGTCGACGCAGATGCCCGAGGTTGCGCAGGCTGTCATCGCCAAGTGCCTCGGCATTCCACACCACAATGTCCGCGTCATTACAAGGCGTGTCGGAGGAGGCTTTGGTGGAAAGGCAACGAAAGGATGCCAT GTTGCATGTGCAGTTGCAGTCGCCGCGTTCAAGCTGCGGCGCCCTGTCCGGATGTACCTGGACCGGAAGACGGACATGATCATGGCGGGAGGGCGGCACCCGATGAAGGCCAAGTACTCGGTTGGGTTCAAGTCGGACGGCACTCTTACGGCGCTGCGCCTGGACCTCGGGATGAACGCCGGGATCTCGCCGGACATCAGCGCGATGATGACAATGACCCTCATTGGGGCCCTGAAGAAGTACAACTGGGGAGCCCTCTCCTTCGACGTCAAGGTGTGCAAGACCAACGTGTCCTCCAAGTCGGCGATGCGTGCCCCGGGTGACGTGCAGGGCTCCTTTATCGCCGAGACCATAATTGAGCACGTCGCCTCCACGCTCGGTGCCGACACAAACGCCGTCAGGAAGAAGAACCTCCACGACATTGACAGCCTCAAGGTGTTCTACGGGGAAGCCGCTGGCGACGTCCCGACGTACACCCTCGTCGACATCTTCGACAAGCTGGCCGCATCGCCGGAGTACAAGCagagggcggcggcagtggagAGGTTCAATGGTGGGAGCAGGTGGAAGAAGCGTGGGATCTCGTGCGTGCCGATCACGTACGAGGTGCGGCTCCGGGCGTCGCCCGGGAAGGTGTCGATCCTGAACGACGGGTCCATTGCCGTGGAGGTCGGGGGAATTGAGATCGGGCAGGGGCTGTGGACCAAGGTGAAGCAGATGACTGCGTTCGGGCTCGGGACGCTCTggcccgaaggagagggatTACTCGACAAGGTGCGCGTGATCCAGGCCGACTCGCTGAGTCTGACCCAGGGTGGGTTCACCGGCGGGAGCACCACCTCTGAGAACAGCTGCGAGGCGGTGCGCCTGTCCTGCGCCGAGCTCGTGGAGCGGCTGATGCCGATCAAGCAGAGCCTCGAGGCCACGTCCGGCGTGCCGCCTTCATGGACCGCCCTGATTGCCCAG GCGACGATGGCGAGCGTGAACTTGGCGGCGCATGCCTACTGGAAACCTGACCCAGCTTTCGTGAGCTACCTGAACTACGGAGCAGGCGTCAGCGAG GTGGAGGTGGACGTGCTGACGGGGGCGACGACGATCCTGAGGAGCGACCTGGTGTACGACTGCGGGCAGAGCCTGAACCCGGCGGTGGACCTTGGCCAGGTGGAGGGCGCCTTCGTGCAAGGCGTCGGCTTCTTCACCAACGAGGAGTACGCCACCAACGCGGACGGGATGGTCATCAACGACGGCACGTGGACGTACAAGATCCCCACCGTCGACACCATCCCCAAGCAGCTCAACGTCGAGCTCATCAACAGCGCCCGCGACAAGAAGCGCGTCCTCTCCTCCAAAG CGTCCGGcgagccgccgctgctgctggcgtCGTCCGTGCACTGCGCGATGCGGGAGGCCATCAGGGCGGCCAGGAAGGAGTTCGCGGTGGACTCGCCGCTCACGTTCCAGATGAACGTGCCGGCGACCATGGCCACCGTCAAGGAGCTCTGTGGGCTCGACGTCGTCGAGAGGCACCTCGAGAGCCTCTCCACCGCCCGCAAGGCATGA
- the LOC100838415 gene encoding zinc finger A20 and AN1 domain-containing stress-associated protein 7: protein MAQQGAATAQKRKCPSDEESTAAGLCANGCGFFGAAATANMCSKCYRDHVAADGTTPSVYFAPAAAASSSTATPEKKVKISAAVDASSDAPAAVDPASVKPAAANRCATCRKKVGILGFRCRCEGTFCSVHRYADKHACGFDYKTAAQEQIATQNPVVVADKMVTRI from the coding sequence ATGGCGCAGCaaggggcggcgacggcgcagaAGAGGAAGTGCCCCTCCGACGAGGAGAGTACTGCCGCCGGCTTGTGCGCCAACGGCTGCGGCTTcttcggcgccgccgcaaccGCAAACATGTGCTCCAAGTGCTACCGCGAccacgtcgccgccgacggcaCAACGCCGAGCGTCTACTTCGcccctgctgcggctgcttCGAGTTCGACGGCGACTCCGGAGAAGAAGGTCAAGATCAGCGCCGCGGTCGACGCGTCCTCTGATGCCCCCGCCGCGGTTGACCCGGCCTCCGTGAAGCCAGCGGCGGCGAACCGATGCGCGACGTGCCGCAAGAAGGTGGGGATTCTGGGGTTCCGGTGCCGATGCGAGGGCACCTTCTGCAGCGTCCACCGCTACGCCGACAAGCACGCCTGCGGATTCGACTACAAGACGGCCGCCCAGGAGCAGATCGCGACGCAGAACCCAGTCGTGGTTGCCGACAAGATGGTCACCAGGATCTGA